One genomic region from Haloarcula taiwanensis encodes:
- a CDS encoding SAM-dependent methyltransferase codes for MNQDTRKQIRENAQYLRNVRPLDPEELHEYVEGQPHPAVVRQVLREEAFDLGLVEREDGTFVPAPEERLSVTFDGVDRFPDRYEQQVIDLLTEWGGLEWHSGDSGDQLRERIRDIKERYLRGQAVEYDELTALGYAVYHLPDYYAVAKYVLADLAADGLLPSQLRVLDVGAGVGGPALALRDLLPDDALLDYHAVEPSAAADVLEHLLEDSSGNVRWEIHRETAEAFDPASPFEGDGSDGTGDGNGDAGYDLVIFGNVLSELDDAAATLYRYVEAIADNGTLLALAPADRNTAIQLRTVEREVADGGPATVYGPTVRLWPHQSPDSESWSFDRKPDIAVPTMQKRLDDAGGGTGEFVNTDVQFAYSVLRTDGKRTHDVTPDRGIHAPMADAENYVTDRVNFLGVKLSHDLAEREGANPLYLLGDGSQQVDHFAVLTEASILNEDLRKADYGDLLSFENALVLWNDDEEAYNVVVDGETVVDRAR; via the coding sequence ATGAACCAGGACACACGAAAGCAGATACGCGAGAACGCCCAGTACCTCCGGAACGTCCGGCCGCTGGACCCCGAGGAGCTACACGAGTACGTCGAGGGCCAGCCCCACCCCGCCGTCGTGAGGCAGGTGCTCCGGGAGGAGGCGTTCGACCTCGGACTCGTCGAGCGCGAGGACGGGACCTTCGTCCCGGCACCTGAGGAACGGCTCTCGGTGACTTTCGACGGCGTCGACCGGTTCCCCGACCGCTACGAACAGCAGGTCATCGACCTGCTGACGGAGTGGGGCGGGCTGGAGTGGCACAGCGGCGACAGCGGCGACCAGCTCCGCGAGCGCATCCGCGACATCAAGGAGCGGTACCTCCGCGGGCAGGCCGTCGAGTACGACGAACTGACGGCGCTTGGCTACGCCGTCTACCACCTCCCGGACTACTACGCCGTGGCGAAGTACGTCCTCGCGGACCTCGCCGCCGACGGCCTGCTCCCGTCACAGCTTCGAGTGCTGGACGTGGGGGCCGGCGTCGGCGGCCCGGCGCTGGCCCTGCGGGACCTGCTCCCCGACGACGCCCTGCTCGACTATCACGCGGTCGAACCCAGCGCCGCTGCGGACGTGCTGGAACACCTTCTAGAGGACAGCAGCGGGAACGTCCGCTGGGAGATTCACCGGGAGACGGCGGAGGCGTTCGACCCGGCGTCGCCGTTCGAGGGCGACGGCAGTGATGGGACCGGAGACGGGAACGGCGACGCCGGCTACGACCTCGTCATCTTCGGGAACGTCCTCAGCGAACTCGACGACGCGGCGGCGACGCTCTACCGGTACGTCGAGGCGATCGCCGACAACGGGACGTTGCTGGCGCTGGCTCCGGCCGACCGCAACACGGCGATACAGCTCCGAACCGTCGAACGGGAGGTGGCCGACGGCGGCCCAGCAACGGTGTACGGGCCGACGGTGCGGCTCTGGCCCCACCAGTCCCCCGACAGCGAGTCGTGGTCGTTCGACCGCAAGCCGGACATCGCGGTTCCGACGATGCAAAAACGGCTCGACGACGCCGGTGGCGGCACGGGCGAGTTCGTCAACACGGACGTGCAGTTCGCCTACAGCGTCCTGCGAACCGACGGGAAGCGAACGCACGACGTGACGCCGGACCGCGGCATTCACGCACCGATGGCCGACGCCGAGAACTACGTCACCGACCGGGTGAACTTTCTGGGCGTGAAGCTCAGCCACGACCTCGCCGAGCGGGAGGGCGCAAACCCGCTGTACTTGCTCGGAGACGGGAGCCAGCAGGTCGACCACTTCGCCGTCCTCACAGAGGCGTCGATACTGAACGAAGACCTCCGGAAAGCCGACTACGGCGACCTGCTGTCCTTCGAGAACGCGCTGGTCCTGTGGAACGACGACGAGGAGGCGTACAACGTCGTCGTCGACGGCGAGACGGTTGTCGACCGAGCGCGCTAG
- a CDS encoding peroxiredoxin, protein MVSVGDAAPDFTAPIANGDIDEITLSEAVADGPVVLAFFPGAFTSVCSHEMNTFQDRLDELTDAGATLYGVSIDTPFSQNAFRDELGLEFDLVSDSGREIVDAYDISMDFEALGVPNVAKRAVFVIDENQEVTYAWVSDDPGVEPDYDEVIDAAT, encoded by the coding sequence ATGGTATCAGTCGGCGACGCTGCGCCCGATTTCACGGCACCGATAGCAAATGGCGATATCGACGAGATAACACTGTCCGAGGCGGTCGCGGACGGCCCTGTCGTCCTCGCGTTCTTCCCGGGGGCGTTCACCAGCGTCTGCAGCCACGAAATGAACACGTTCCAGGACCGACTGGATGAACTCACCGATGCGGGAGCGACGCTGTACGGCGTCAGCATCGACACGCCGTTCTCACAGAACGCGTTCCGTGACGAACTGGGACTCGAATTCGACCTCGTGAGTGACTCCGGGCGGGAGATAGTCGACGCCTACGACATCTCGATGGACTTCGAGGCACTCGGCGTTCCGAACGTCGCCAAGCGGGCTGTCTTCGTTATCGACGAGAACCAGGAAGTCACGTACGCCTGGGTCAGCGACGACCCTGGTGTCGAACCGGACTACGACGAAGTTATCGACGCCGCCACCTGA
- a CDS encoding metal-dependent hydrolase has translation MWPWGHLAVAYLVYAVYTRFDPTRRQTAATLTALAVGSQFPDLIDKPLAWTFGVLPSGRSLAHSLLSLLFIAVVLHRLAALYRRTDLSTAFTLGAFAHTLTDMSPTAVGGVLGGDLTQLQWLRFLVWPLQPPPPYANDASFVEQFASLSLEPYVLFQFGLFGLAVAVWLVHGAPGLRSVTRRSKAMFTDFAD, from the coding sequence ATGTGGCCGTGGGGACATCTCGCCGTCGCCTACCTCGTCTACGCTGTGTACACTCGGTTCGACCCGACCCGTCGCCAGACAGCGGCCACGCTGACCGCGCTGGCGGTGGGGTCGCAGTTCCCGGACCTGATCGACAAGCCCTTGGCCTGGACGTTCGGCGTCTTGCCGTCCGGTCGGTCACTGGCACATTCACTGCTCTCACTTCTCTTCATTGCCGTAGTCTTGCACCGGCTCGCCGCGCTGTATCGCAGAACGGACCTTTCGACGGCGTTCACGCTCGGTGCGTTCGCACACACGCTGACGGATATGAGCCCGACGGCGGTGGGCGGGGTACTCGGCGGTGACCTGACACAGCTTCAGTGGCTGCGCTTTCTGGTCTGGCCCCTGCAGCCACCGCCGCCGTACGCCAACGACGCCTCCTTCGTCGAGCAGTTCGCGTCGCTCTCGCTCGAGCCGTACGTCCTGTTTCAGTTCGGGCTGTTCGGCCTTGCCGTCGCCGTGTGGCTCGTCCATGGCGCGCCCGGGCTTCGGTCGGTCACTCGCCGGAGCAAGGCCATGTTCACCGACTTCGCCGATTAA
- a CDS encoding prephenate dehydrogenase, producing the protein MNVLVVGAGAMGRWFARTVRTHADASVAFTDLDQSAAEAAADAVGGRAVASDAAETFDVVCVAVPMPVAGAAIDEFAPLAAGAVVDVTGSMATPVAAMREAVPDGQRLSLHPLFAPENAPGNVAVVADAPGPETEAVVDALGAAGNNCFETTAAEHDEAMETVQASAHAAVLAFAMVADDVPDRFQTPVSAGLFDLVEQVTGGDPRVYADIQDAFDGADAVADAARELADADADTFEQLYERLS; encoded by the coding sequence ATGAACGTCCTCGTCGTCGGTGCCGGCGCGATGGGCCGGTGGTTCGCCCGCACGGTCCGGACTCACGCCGACGCGTCCGTCGCCTTCACCGACCTCGACCAGTCGGCCGCTGAAGCCGCCGCTGACGCGGTCGGCGGGCGCGCTGTTGCCAGCGACGCGGCCGAGACTTTCGACGTGGTCTGTGTCGCCGTGCCGATGCCCGTCGCCGGGGCGGCCATCGACGAGTTCGCGCCGCTCGCCGCGGGCGCGGTCGTCGACGTGACCGGGAGCATGGCGACCCCCGTCGCGGCGATGCGCGAGGCCGTGCCCGACGGCCAGCGGCTGAGCCTCCACCCGCTTTTCGCCCCCGAGAACGCGCCCGGCAACGTCGCCGTCGTCGCCGACGCGCCGGGGCCCGAGACCGAGGCCGTCGTCGACGCACTCGGGGCGGCCGGGAACAACTGCTTCGAGACGACGGCGGCGGAACACGACGAGGCCATGGAGACGGTCCAGGCCAGCGCCCACGCGGCCGTGCTCGCGTTCGCGATGGTCGCCGACGACGTGCCCGACCGGTTCCAGACGCCGGTTTCGGCCGGCCTGTTCGACCTCGTCGAGCAGGTCACCGGCGGCGACCCGCGGGTGTACGCCGACATCCAGGACGCCTTCGACGGCGCGGACGCCGTGGCCGACGCGGCCAGGGAACTCGCCGACGCCGACGCAGACACCTTTGAACAGCTGTACGAGCGACTCTCATGA
- a CDS encoding phosphohydrolase, giving the protein MSVDRDDTGGRIYDPEADHAFPDGRLNAVLDTITTDEEIQAYLEAQNINPVARKRYNDHGAKHIGIVRNRALCLYDLLKQGGVEFNGAADHGLDEADEAVIIAFATTLHDIGHVVHRDSHPYYSIPLAADILDDILPEFYDIRQAVQIKGEVLHAILCHHTEENPLTLEAGVVRVADALDMERGRSRIPYKRGGRGIDTVSSQAIETVTLTTGDDYPVLVEIAMNNAAGVYQVDNLLKAKLKDSGLEEHVRIVALNTREDGNQIVERIEL; this is encoded by the coding sequence ATGAGCGTCGACAGAGACGATACCGGCGGCCGTATCTACGACCCCGAAGCGGACCATGCGTTCCCGGACGGACGACTGAACGCGGTTCTAGACACGATCACGACTGACGAGGAGATTCAAGCGTATCTCGAGGCCCAGAACATCAATCCCGTCGCGCGCAAGCGGTACAACGACCACGGCGCGAAACACATCGGCATTGTCCGAAATCGAGCGCTGTGCCTGTACGACCTCCTCAAGCAGGGGGGCGTCGAGTTCAACGGCGCGGCAGACCACGGCCTCGACGAGGCAGACGAGGCCGTCATCATCGCATTCGCAACGACGCTGCATGACATCGGACACGTCGTCCACCGCGACTCACATCCGTATTATTCGATTCCGCTTGCGGCCGACATCCTTGATGACATCCTCCCGGAGTTCTACGACATCCGTCAGGCGGTACAAATAAAAGGTGAGGTCCTCCATGCGATTCTCTGCCACCACACCGAAGAAAACCCGCTGACGCTGGAAGCCGGCGTTGTTCGGGTCGCTGACGCGCTGGACATGGAGCGTGGCCGGTCGCGGATTCCGTACAAGCGCGGCGGCCGCGGCATCGACACCGTCTCCAGCCAGGCCATCGAGACGGTGACGCTGACCACGGGCGATGACTACCCCGTCCTCGTTGAAATCGCGATGAACAACGCGGCCGGCGTCTATCAGGTCGATAATCTGTTGAAAGCCAAACTGAAAGACTCCGGTCTGGAGGAACACGTCCGCATCGTAGCGCTCAACACCCGAGAGGACGGCAACCAGATCGTCGAACGAATCGAGCTCTAA
- a CDS encoding chemotaxis protein CheC, whose product MPLLIDIRKLTLITRLIQDGAEQVADSLATLAGVDAAVEIKSLSFVQPEDIATEMGGGNIYSARVRLTEPPYGVFLMTFETETAAEIAELMTGSSVDDGFTQLHESALQEMCNILTSGFIDGIANTLDATINMGTPTVVQDDATEIADKALSHVRRDSLTIVLDSLVDIKESDVAFSLRIFLIPDPGSFVHLIDQLDYDTDRETHISADTDAVKELDMSGDADALDAFDSSK is encoded by the coding sequence ATGCCGCTTCTCATCGATATTCGGAAACTCACGCTCATCACCAGACTCATTCAGGATGGGGCCGAGCAGGTCGCTGATTCGCTGGCGACGCTGGCCGGCGTCGACGCGGCCGTTGAGATCAAGAGCCTCTCGTTCGTTCAGCCGGAGGACATCGCCACCGAGATGGGCGGCGGGAATATTTACAGTGCTCGCGTCCGGTTGACAGAGCCGCCGTACGGCGTCTTCCTGATGACGTTCGAGACGGAGACAGCCGCGGAGATTGCGGAGTTAATGACCGGCTCCAGTGTCGACGATGGGTTCACACAGCTCCACGAGTCCGCGCTCCAGGAGATGTGTAACATCCTCACCTCGGGCTTTATCGACGGCATCGCGAACACGCTGGACGCGACCATCAACATGGGGACGCCGACGGTCGTCCAGGACGACGCGACCGAAATCGCCGACAAGGCCCTCTCGCACGTCCGCCGGGACTCGCTGACCATCGTGCTTGACTCGCTGGTCGACATCAAGGAAAGCGACGTGGCGTTCTCGCTTCGTATCTTCCTCATCCCCGACCCCGGCTCGTTCGTCCACCTTATCGACCAACTGGACTACGACACCGACCGCGAAACCCACATCTCCGCCGACACTGACGCGGTCAAGGAACTCGATATGTCGGGTGATGCGGACGCCCTCGATGCCTTTGATTCCTCGAAGTAG
- a CDS encoding 5'/3'-nucleotidase SurE — MDEPTILLTNDDGIESAGLRAVYDGLSTVGDVTAVAPAEDQSAVGRAISHEVTVHEHELGYAVEGTPSDCVVAGLEALVTDADLVVAGCNRGANLGAYVLGRSGTVSAAVEATFFDVPAMAVSMYIPVREDAAFADIEANGDSYREAAKATTYLADHAVDAGVFEQCDYLNINAPVAEWGDAQMTVTRPSHLYEMDAVQDGDAVTLHDRIWEHMAEGDIPDPEGTDRRAVVDGKVSVSPLTAPHTTEHHEALDAIAETYEPGDEAAD; from the coding sequence ATGGACGAGCCGACGATTCTGCTGACGAACGACGACGGAATCGAGAGCGCCGGCCTCCGGGCGGTGTACGACGGTCTCTCGACAGTCGGCGACGTGACCGCTGTCGCCCCGGCGGAAGACCAGAGCGCGGTCGGGCGGGCTATTTCCCACGAAGTGACCGTCCACGAGCACGAACTCGGCTACGCCGTCGAAGGGACGCCCTCAGACTGCGTCGTGGCGGGACTGGAAGCGCTCGTCACCGACGCTGACCTCGTCGTCGCGGGCTGTAACCGCGGGGCGAACCTCGGTGCGTACGTTCTCGGCCGCTCGGGGACCGTCAGCGCCGCCGTCGAGGCTACCTTCTTCGACGTGCCGGCGATGGCCGTCTCTATGTACATCCCGGTCCGCGAGGACGCTGCGTTCGCCGATATCGAAGCTAACGGCGACAGCTACCGCGAGGCAGCGAAAGCGACGACCTACCTCGCCGACCACGCCGTCGATGCCGGCGTGTTCGAACAGTGCGACTACCTGAACATCAACGCCCCCGTCGCCGAGTGGGGCGACGCACAGATGACGGTCACACGACCGTCTCACCTCTACGAGATGGACGCTGTGCAGGATGGCGACGCCGTGACCCTCCACGACCGCATCTGGGAGCACATGGCCGAGGGCGACATCCCCGACCCCGAGGGGACGGACCGCCGCGCCGTCGTCGACGGAAAAGTCAGTGTCTCGCCGCTGACTGCGCCACACACGACGGAACATCACGAGGCGCTCGACGCTATCGCGGAGACCTACGAGCCGGGCGACGAGGCGGCCGACTGA
- a CDS encoding EamA family transporter: protein MRFRNAILFVALAVAWGSAFTAIKAGLEYFPPILFAAFRYDLAGVLMLGYAVYATDQWVPKGRSDWIVIGIGGTLMIAAYHIFLFVGEQGTTSAAAAIVVSLSPILTTGFARAFLPDERLTTLGIVGLLVGFVGVGVLSNPDPGNLLNPRTVSLVLVFLAATAFALGSVLTRRVDDDLEIETMEAWSMLLGAVLMHGVSLGAAESIADVQWTGEAVLALLYLVVVASALGFLIYFDLLERLGPIEINLVSYAAPVVAAATGLLFLGETPTVYTGVGFGCILIGFGLLKRDALRNEVARFGGTPRRGD, encoded by the coding sequence ATGCGGTTCCGTAACGCAATCCTCTTCGTCGCGCTCGCAGTCGCCTGGGGCAGCGCATTCACCGCTATCAAAGCCGGGCTGGAGTACTTCCCACCGATCCTGTTTGCTGCGTTCCGGTACGACCTCGCCGGGGTGTTGATGCTCGGCTACGCGGTGTACGCTACCGACCAGTGGGTCCCGAAGGGCCGCTCCGACTGGATCGTCATAGGGATCGGCGGCACACTCATGATTGCGGCGTATCACATCTTCCTGTTCGTCGGCGAGCAGGGGACCACGAGCGCCGCCGCCGCTATCGTCGTCAGCCTCTCGCCGATTCTCACGACCGGGTTCGCGCGGGCGTTCCTGCCGGACGAACGGCTCACGACGCTGGGCATCGTCGGCCTGCTCGTCGGATTCGTCGGTGTCGGCGTCCTCAGCAACCCCGACCCGGGAAACCTCCTCAACCCCCGGACTGTCTCGCTGGTTCTGGTGTTCCTCGCGGCCACGGCCTTCGCTCTCGGAAGCGTGCTGACCCGTCGGGTCGACGACGATCTGGAGATAGAGACGATGGAAGCGTGGTCGATGCTGCTCGGTGCGGTGCTTATGCACGGTGTCAGCCTCGGGGCCGCTGAATCGATAGCCGATGTTCAGTGGACTGGTGAAGCCGTGCTGGCCCTGCTGTATCTGGTCGTCGTCGCCAGCGCGCTGGGCTTTCTCATCTACTTCGACCTGCTGGAGCGGCTGGGACCTATCGAGATCAATCTCGTCTCTTACGCTGCGCCGGTCGTCGCCGCCGCCACCGGACTGCTGTTCCTTGGCGAGACCCCGACGGTCTACACTGGTGTCGGGTTCGGCTGTATTCTCATCGGATTCGGCCTGCTGAAGCGGGACGCGCTGCGAAACGAGGTCGCGCGGTTCGGCGGGACGCCGAGGCGGGGGGACTGA
- a CDS encoding GMC family oxidoreductase: protein MDREPSERADVCVVGAGPAGALIASQLASEGQKVVVLEAGPRFDRSKREQQMEETIRPGDHGSVWEMGGDRDAFSASGERYYPLNISRVKGVGGSTLHWQGMVMRLHPSDFDGSHDTDDPAWPIDYDDLRPYYADAERALGVAGDVDNPFAPPRDGAYPLPGFPPSYSDSLFAEACEQLGITMHSVPNARNSEPYDGRGPCVGYGTCQPVCPSGAKYDASVHIEDAEAEGAKVIDRAPVQRLETDGDGRVEAAVYATPDGTEHRQTAREFVIAAGGVETPRLLLLSANEDHPEGLANGSGLVGRYFMDHLFAGAGGTLDRETRQNHVGFLTSECHQFYDDPGQPVERVADGETVVEAADGALSPLKLEFLNYAGPSPVELALSGEEWGDTLLSSLRDAYGNSIAMGGLVGQPPRKENRVTLDTSTTDDHGNPVPDIQWSWGDRLERSLSRANEIQHAILDELGVDVSWTVGPENTGPAYHHMGTTRMGTDPAESVVNPQLRTHDVANLSIASSSVFVTAGSMNPTLTIAALALKCADHISERL, encoded by the coding sequence ATGGACCGGGAGCCGTCCGAGCGGGCGGATGTCTGTGTCGTCGGAGCCGGGCCGGCAGGGGCACTCATCGCAAGCCAGCTCGCTAGCGAGGGCCAGAAGGTCGTGGTGCTAGAGGCCGGGCCGCGGTTCGACAGGTCGAAACGAGAGCAGCAGATGGAAGAGACGATTCGACCCGGCGACCACGGCTCCGTCTGGGAAATGGGCGGCGACCGCGACGCGTTCAGTGCGAGCGGCGAGCGGTACTACCCGCTGAACATCTCACGGGTCAAAGGCGTCGGCGGGTCGACGCTGCACTGGCAGGGGATGGTGATGCGGCTGCACCCCTCGGATTTCGACGGGAGCCACGACACCGACGACCCCGCGTGGCCAATCGACTACGACGACCTGCGGCCGTACTACGCCGACGCCGAGCGGGCGCTTGGGGTCGCCGGCGACGTGGACAACCCCTTCGCGCCGCCGCGTGACGGCGCGTACCCCTTGCCCGGGTTCCCGCCGTCGTACAGCGACTCGCTGTTCGCCGAGGCCTGCGAGCAGCTGGGCATCACGATGCACTCCGTCCCCAACGCCCGCAATTCAGAGCCCTACGACGGCCGAGGCCCCTGCGTCGGCTACGGGACCTGCCAGCCGGTCTGTCCCTCCGGAGCGAAATACGACGCCAGCGTCCACATCGAAGACGCCGAAGCCGAAGGGGCCAAAGTTATCGACCGGGCGCCGGTCCAGCGCCTGGAAACCGACGGCGACGGGCGCGTCGAGGCGGCCGTGTACGCGACGCCGGACGGGACCGAACACCGACAGACGGCCCGCGAGTTCGTCATCGCGGCGGGCGGCGTCGAGACGCCGCGGCTCCTCCTGCTGTCGGCGAACGAGGACCACCCCGAGGGGCTGGCGAACGGGTCCGGGCTGGTCGGGCGCTACTTCATGGACCACCTGTTTGCCGGCGCTGGCGGCACGCTCGACCGCGAGACGCGCCAGAATCACGTCGGCTTCCTCACGAGCGAGTGCCACCAGTTCTACGACGACCCCGGCCAGCCGGTCGAGCGGGTCGCGGACGGCGAGACGGTGGTCGAGGCCGCCGACGGGGCGCTGTCGCCGCTGAAACTGGAGTTCCTGAACTACGCCGGCCCGTCGCCGGTCGAACTCGCCCTCTCAGGCGAGGAGTGGGGCGACACCCTGCTGTCGAGTCTGCGGGACGCCTACGGCAACAGCATCGCCATGGGCGGGCTGGTCGGCCAGCCGCCGCGGAAGGAGAACCGCGTGACGCTGGACACCTCGACGACGGACGACCACGGGAACCCGGTGCCGGACATCCAGTGGTCGTGGGGCGACCGGCTGGAGCGGTCGCTCTCGCGGGCGAACGAGATTCAGCACGCGATTCTGGACGAACTCGGCGTCGACGTCTCCTGGACGGTCGGGCCGGAAAACACCGGCCCGGCGTACCATCACATGGGGACGACGCGGATGGGGACGGACCCCGCAGAGAGCGTCGTGAACCCACAGCTACGGACTCACGACGTGGCGAACCTCTCGATTGCGTCCTCGTCGGTGTTCGTCACTGCCGGGTCGATGAACCCGACGCTGACCATCGCCGCGCTGGCGTTGAAATGTGCCGACCATATTTCCGAGCGGCTTTAA
- a CDS encoding preprotein translocase subunit TatA → MPGTTEMMVILLIAVLLFGANKIPKLARSTGEAMGEFQKGREEVEQELEEMREGGAAEGTDAPTVDSTESTETATETET, encoded by the coding sequence ATGCCCGGGACGACGGAGATGATGGTCATCCTCCTCATCGCCGTCCTGCTGTTCGGGGCGAACAAGATTCCAAAACTGGCGCGGTCGACCGGCGAAGCCATGGGCGAGTTCCAGAAGGGGCGAGAAGAAGTCGAACAGGAACTCGAAGAGATGCGTGAGGGCGGCGCTGCAGAAGGGACCGACGCGCCCACTGTGGACTCGACCGAGTCGACCGAGACGGCGACGGAAACCGAGACGTAA
- a CDS encoding transporter, whose protein sequence is MSVVNAAVFGVHLIFAALWAGTVLFMTYAVLPTALNGDSSPGPLSAITAKLQTVSRASATLLFLTGGHLAATRYTAESLTGTGRGHLVITMIVLWFILAGLVEVGASKLSDGFAQQKVREPARNARPFLLGASLVSILLLLDAGAILGLY, encoded by the coding sequence ATGAGTGTCGTAAACGCGGCTGTCTTCGGGGTACACCTGATATTCGCCGCGCTGTGGGCTGGAACCGTGTTGTTCATGACCTATGCCGTGCTCCCGACGGCGCTGAACGGCGACTCCTCGCCGGGGCCGCTGTCGGCGATTACCGCGAAGCTCCAGACGGTGTCGCGTGCGAGTGCGACGCTCCTGTTTCTGACGGGGGGACATCTGGCAGCGACCCGCTACACCGCTGAGTCGCTGACTGGAACCGGTCGCGGCCACCTCGTCATTACGATGATCGTCCTGTGGTTCATTCTGGCCGGCCTTGTAGAGGTCGGCGCATCGAAGCTCAGCGATGGCTTCGCCCAGCAGAAGGTACGCGAACCGGCCCGGAACGCGCGCCCGTTCCTGCTGGGGGCGTCTCTCGTGTCGATTTTACTTCTGCTTGACGCCGGCGCTATTCTCGGCCTGTACTGA
- a CDS encoding chemotaxis protein, translating into MVGIAPIFDGLGALGFIAATALGWLNYRDTEAESAFWLTFSFASTLGAVWTFSLMLEKAGIYEEVFNLATGPLMTATVAVFAIGGTATLSLVTEMQELVDEAETKRQEAEKAKQKAEEQRKQAKDAQRESEEARAEIEEREAELEQLTTELESTATSYGQAMERAAAGDLTVRVDADSQNDAMARIGSGFNSMMDELQTVIAEIQSFAQQVDTESTEVTGGASDIRSASAEVAESTEEISAGTETQSEKINEASSEMSDLSATIEEIASSSEEVATQSQQAVELGQEGEKAAETAVDKMATLEARTDETVSEVANLQNAVERIEEVVNLINDIAEQTNMLALNASIEAARAGEAGEGFAVVASEIKSLAGETADATQEVETLIEGIENSTESVADDIYDTQSEVEETRETIDETATVLNRIVTEVEEASSAIQSISQATDQQADSGQKVVTMLDEVTSISDRTADQAQEVSAATEEQTATIQEIATSAESLSDSADRLLSLVAQFDVQEQQARPGTVSAEVTTD; encoded by the coding sequence ATGGTCGGAATTGCACCTATCTTTGATGGGCTGGGCGCGCTGGGGTTTATTGCTGCGACGGCGCTCGGCTGGCTCAATTATCGAGACACGGAGGCTGAATCGGCCTTCTGGCTGACGTTCAGCTTCGCATCTACGCTTGGTGCTGTCTGGACATTCAGCCTTATGCTGGAGAAGGCCGGCATCTACGAGGAGGTGTTCAATCTGGCAACGGGGCCGTTGATGACAGCAACAGTTGCTGTCTTCGCAATCGGGGGCACAGCGACTCTCTCGCTGGTCACAGAGATGCAGGAACTGGTCGACGAGGCAGAGACGAAACGACAGGAAGCAGAGAAAGCGAAACAGAAAGCGGAGGAACAGCGCAAGCAGGCGAAAGACGCACAGCGCGAATCTGAGGAGGCGCGCGCAGAAATTGAGGAACGCGAGGCGGAGCTCGAGCAGCTGACCACGGAGCTTGAATCAACTGCCACGTCATACGGTCAGGCGATGGAACGAGCAGCCGCCGGGGACCTTACTGTCCGGGTAGATGCGGACAGCCAGAACGATGCGATGGCAAGAATCGGGTCGGGGTTTAATTCGATGATGGACGAACTCCAGACCGTTATCGCCGAGATTCAATCGTTTGCACAGCAGGTTGATACGGAAAGCACAGAAGTCACGGGCGGTGCCTCGGATATCCGGTCCGCCAGCGCAGAAGTCGCGGAGAGCACTGAAGAGATTTCGGCCGGAACAGAAACACAGAGCGAGAAAATCAACGAAGCGAGCAGCGAGATGAGCGACTTATCGGCGACGATTGAAGAGATCGCCTCCTCATCAGAAGAAGTCGCTACCCAGTCACAGCAGGCCGTAGAACTGGGTCAGGAAGGCGAAAAAGCGGCCGAAACAGCCGTCGACAAGATGGCTACGCTTGAAGCCCGGACTGACGAAACTGTCTCAGAGGTGGCAAACCTCCAGAACGCTGTCGAGCGAATCGAAGAGGTCGTGAACCTGATAAACGACATCGCGGAACAGACGAACATGCTCGCCCTCAATGCGTCAATTGAGGCTGCGCGTGCCGGCGAAGCGGGTGAAGGATTTGCTGTTGTCGCATCCGAAATCAAATCGCTTGCCGGTGAGACCGCCGACGCAACTCAGGAAGTCGAAACGCTCATTGAGGGCATCGAAAACTCGACCGAAAGTGTCGCCGACGATATCTATGACACGCAGTCAGAGGTCGAGGAAACGCGTGAGACAATCGACGAGACAGCCACCGTACTGAACCGGATTGTCACCGAGGTTGAGGAGGCCAGCAGCGCGATCCAGTCGATCAGTCAGGCCACCGACCAGCAGGCTGATTCCGGACAGAAGGTCGTCACGATGCTGGACGAGGTAACATCGATCAGCGACCGGACGGCCGACCAAGCACAGGAAGTCTCGGCGGCGACGGAGGAGCAGACCGCGACGATTCAGGAAATCGCGACCAGCGCTGAGTCGCTGTCGGACAGTGCAGATCGACTCCTCTCTCTCGTCGCACAATTTGACGTTCAGGAGCAACAGGCCCGGCCGGGGACTGTGAGTGCGGAGGTGACGACGGACTAA